In a single window of the Pandoraea pulmonicola genome:
- the fliI gene encoding flagellar protein export ATPase FliI, translated as MDPSAQTDAPQSEVHALAAASRADEATASADADTTASAPAAAPKTALHALDAREIARDAHLRRWQNTLRERLPHVHAVESMRRCGRLTRAAGLVLEAVGLRLPVGAGCLIELPVHDASREPATAEAEVVGFGGDRLFLMPQTEVAGLLPGARVFPMEPAADGPLPSQRHNGKRLPVGEALLGRVVDAAGRPLDDFGPLGLTDSASLASVPINPLGRAPIESVLDVGVRAINALLTVGRGQRMGLFAGSGVGKSVLLGMMARFTQAEVIVVGLIGERGREVKDFIENILGPDGLARSVVVAAPADVSPLLRLQGAAYATTLAEYFRDQGKDVLLIMDSLTRYAMAQREIALAIGEPPATKGYPPSVFAKLPALVERAGNGPDGGGSITAFYTVLTEGDDQQDPIADSARAILDGHIVLSRQLAESGHYPAIDIEQSISRAMAALIDDNQFDSVRRFKQMLSRYQRNRDLINVGAYAPGSDPMLDQAIELYPRLESFLQQGMRERASYRDAVLQMRGLFH; from the coding sequence ATCGATCCGTCCGCGCAGACCGACGCCCCGCAGTCCGAAGTTCATGCGCTTGCCGCCGCGTCCCGCGCGGACGAAGCCACGGCAAGCGCCGATGCCGATACAACGGCGAGCGCACCCGCCGCCGCACCGAAAACCGCCCTGCATGCGCTCGACGCCCGCGAAATCGCGCGCGACGCTCACCTGCGCCGCTGGCAGAACACGCTTCGCGAGCGCCTGCCTCACGTGCACGCGGTCGAATCGATGCGCCGCTGCGGACGCCTGACGCGCGCCGCCGGCCTCGTGCTCGAAGCAGTCGGTTTGCGTCTGCCGGTCGGCGCCGGTTGCCTGATCGAATTGCCGGTGCACGACGCCTCGCGCGAACCCGCCACGGCCGAAGCGGAAGTGGTCGGCTTCGGCGGCGATCGCCTCTTTCTCATGCCGCAGACGGAAGTCGCCGGTCTGCTGCCGGGCGCGCGCGTGTTCCCGATGGAGCCGGCTGCCGACGGTCCGCTGCCGAGCCAGCGACACAACGGCAAGCGTCTGCCCGTGGGCGAAGCGCTGCTCGGCCGCGTGGTCGACGCCGCTGGCCGCCCGTTGGACGACTTCGGTCCGCTGGGGCTGACCGACAGCGCCTCGCTCGCCTCGGTGCCGATCAATCCGCTGGGCCGCGCACCGATCGAATCGGTGCTCGACGTCGGCGTGCGCGCCATAAACGCGCTGCTGACGGTCGGACGCGGCCAGCGCATGGGCCTTTTCGCCGGGTCGGGCGTCGGCAAGAGCGTGCTGCTCGGCATGATGGCGCGCTTCACGCAGGCCGAAGTCATCGTCGTGGGCCTGATCGGCGAGCGCGGACGCGAAGTGAAGGACTTCATCGAGAACATTCTCGGGCCGGACGGTCTGGCGCGCTCGGTCGTGGTGGCCGCTCCGGCCGACGTCTCGCCGCTGCTGCGCCTGCAGGGCGCGGCCTACGCCACCACGCTGGCCGAGTATTTCCGCGACCAGGGCAAGGACGTGCTGCTGATCATGGACTCGCTCACCCGCTACGCGATGGCGCAGCGCGAGATCGCGCTGGCGATCGGTGAGCCGCCGGCCACCAAGGGCTACCCGCCTTCCGTGTTCGCCAAGCTCCCGGCGCTGGTCGAGCGGGCCGGCAACGGCCCCGATGGCGGCGGCTCGATCACCGCGTTCTACACGGTGCTCACCGAGGGCGACGATCAGCAGGACCCGATCGCCGACTCGGCACGCGCCATTCTCGACGGCCACATCGTGCTCTCGCGCCAGTTGGCTGAGTCCGGGCATTACCCGGCCATCGACATCGAGCAATCGATCAGCCGCGCCATGGCCGCGCTCATCGACGACAACCAGTTCGACAGCGTGCGTCGTTTCAAGCAGATGCTCTCGCGCTACCAGCGCAACCGCGACCTCATCAACGTGGGCGCGTACGCGCCGGGCAGCGACCCGATGCTCGATCAGGCAATCGAGCTCTACCCCCGCCTCGAGAGCTTCCTGCAACAGGGAATGCGCGAGCGGGCCAGCTATCGGGACGCCGTGCTGCAGATGCGCGGACTGTTCCACTAA
- the fliN gene encoding flagellar motor switch protein FliN, whose product MSDTPQTPGEDTQAMADEWASAMAEQTAAEPAPAAEPPPASTASSSVFQPLAATAGNPPGATHNDIDLILDIPVQMTVELGRTKIAIKNLLQLAQGSVVELDGMAGEPMDVLVNGCLIAQGEVVVVNDKFGIRLTDIITPSERIRKLNR is encoded by the coding sequence ATGAGCGATACCCCTCAAACGCCCGGTGAAGACACCCAGGCCATGGCGGACGAGTGGGCCAGCGCCATGGCAGAGCAAACGGCTGCCGAGCCGGCGCCTGCGGCCGAGCCGCCACCGGCGAGCACGGCGAGCAGCTCGGTGTTCCAGCCTCTCGCGGCGACCGCCGGCAACCCGCCAGGCGCCACGCACAACGACATCGACCTGATTCTCGACATTCCGGTGCAGATGACCGTGGAGCTCGGCCGCACCAAGATCGCCATCAAGAATCTGCTGCAGCTGGCGCAAGGCTCCGTGGTGGAGCTCGACGGCATGGCCGGCGAGCCGATGGACGTGCTGGTCAATGGCTGCCTCATCGCGCAAGGCGAAGTGGTGGTCGTAAACGACAAGTTCGGCATCCGCCTGACTGATATCATCACGCCATCCGAACGCATCCGTAAGCTCAACCGATGA
- the fliQ gene encoding flagellar biosynthesis protein FliQ encodes MTPETVMALAHQAMQVTLLLAAPLLLVALVSGLLVSLFQAATQINEMTLSFIPKLLAVFVTLVIAGPWMLNLMVDYMRQLLTGIPGLVG; translated from the coding sequence ATGACACCGGAAACCGTCATGGCGTTGGCCCATCAGGCAATGCAGGTCACGCTGCTGCTGGCCGCGCCGCTGCTGCTCGTCGCCCTCGTCTCCGGTCTGTTGGTGAGCCTGTTCCAGGCCGCCACGCAGATCAACGAAATGACGCTGTCGTTCATTCCCAAGCTGCTCGCCGTGTTCGTCACGCTGGTGATCGCCGGCCCGTGGATGCTCAACCTCATGGTCGATTACATGCGGCAGCTGCTCACCGGCATTCCCGGCCTCGTCGGGTAA
- the fliJ gene encoding flagellar export protein FliJ encodes MNSNLPLKLLIELAQKDVDEAARLLGERQTQRAEVERQLEALRQYRHEYRTRMQTATIQGMAGCDWRNFQQFIDTLDTAIGQQVMLLEQAEERLVAARREWQAQQRRLNSFGTLASREQARTALRVARREQKENDEYAARSLRRRAESQI; translated from the coding sequence ATGAACTCCAACCTGCCCCTAAAGCTGCTCATCGAACTCGCGCAGAAGGATGTGGACGAGGCCGCGCGCCTGCTGGGCGAGCGCCAGACCCAACGCGCCGAGGTCGAGCGTCAGCTCGAAGCGCTGCGCCAGTATCGTCACGAGTACCGTACGCGCATGCAGACGGCAACGATCCAGGGGATGGCGGGCTGTGACTGGCGCAACTTCCAGCAATTCATCGATACGCTCGACACCGCCATCGGACAGCAGGTGATGCTGCTCGAACAGGCCGAAGAGCGTCTCGTGGCCGCGCGCCGCGAATGGCAGGCGCAACAACGCCGCCTGAACTCCTTCGGCACGCTCGCCTCGCGCGAGCAGGCCCGCACCGCCCTGCGTGTGGCGCGTCGCGAACAGAAGGAAAACGACGAATACGCCGCGCGCAGCCTGCGCCGCCGCGCCGAATCCCAGATTTGA
- a CDS encoding flagellar hook-length control protein FliK — MSILSFLTESAGAAAQAVKASRAGASNSDDSNALPFSAVLSQQTQNVQPPVASVNDSAAKNAQSGQTNASSGSTRSTDNAAGNSSSAGQTGQTNASTKTSTADNSKNSGKDSSKDDDADDGVQTAAPGDAAAALAVALAAMNNAPLPPQTPTPAAATANADAVTGATDGKPGTGAAIAAAVDGALQASGAAQLTGQPPAGGTADAKAPATTTATAKAPANGTVTPAAANTTKPGGLSLDALAKNATSSQAAASAQPTATDAKAATTAPVAADAQRMADAIAQQTQGNRDASAQVATAATQAAAQAAQSANTTVAAQPQLQAQANLPAALALNARVGTQDWNNQLSQQVVWLSSAHTQTAQLSLNPPDLGPLHVVLNVANDSAQAMFVSQHAAVRDAVQAALPQLRENLANNGIALGNASVSADSSQQQAFAQQGTNGNGGGNSNGHGNGRGMAGFGPGDDAPLATTVSVPVRAGNGLVDTFA, encoded by the coding sequence ATGTCGATTCTGAGCTTCCTGACCGAATCCGCGGGCGCCGCCGCCCAGGCCGTGAAGGCCAGCCGCGCCGGTGCATCGAACAGCGACGACAGCAACGCGCTGCCGTTCTCGGCCGTTCTGTCGCAGCAGACCCAGAACGTTCAGCCGCCGGTCGCCAGTGTGAACGACAGCGCCGCGAAGAACGCACAAAGCGGCCAAACGAATGCGTCGTCCGGTAGCACCAGGTCGACGGACAACGCCGCCGGCAACAGCAGCTCGGCCGGGCAGACGGGCCAGACGAACGCCTCGACGAAGACGAGCACGGCCGACAATAGCAAGAACAGCGGCAAGGACAGCAGCAAGGACGACGACGCCGACGACGGAGTCCAGACGGCTGCGCCGGGCGACGCCGCCGCCGCGCTCGCCGTCGCGCTCGCCGCCATGAACAATGCGCCGCTGCCGCCGCAGACACCGACGCCGGCCGCCGCGACTGCCAACGCCGATGCCGTGACGGGCGCCACCGACGGCAAACCCGGCACGGGTGCGGCCATCGCCGCGGCCGTCGACGGCGCCCTGCAGGCGAGCGGCGCCGCGCAACTGACCGGCCAGCCGCCGGCAGGCGGCACCGCCGACGCCAAGGCCCCGGCAACCACGACGGCCACCGCCAAGGCACCGGCCAACGGCACCGTAACGCCAGCCGCAGCGAACACGACCAAGCCCGGCGGCCTGTCGCTCGACGCACTTGCGAAGAACGCCACGAGCAGCCAAGCCGCCGCCAGCGCCCAGCCGACGGCAACGGACGCCAAGGCGGCCACGACCGCGCCGGTCGCCGCGGACGCACAGCGCATGGCCGACGCGATCGCACAGCAGACGCAGGGCAACCGCGACGCCTCCGCACAGGTTGCGACGGCAGCCACGCAGGCAGCCGCCCAGGCCGCGCAGTCGGCCAACACCACGGTTGCCGCCCAACCGCAGTTGCAGGCCCAGGCGAACTTGCCCGCCGCCCTCGCGCTGAACGCGCGCGTCGGCACGCAGGACTGGAACAACCAGCTCTCGCAGCAAGTCGTGTGGCTGTCTTCCGCGCACACGCAAACGGCGCAACTGAGCCTGAACCCGCCCGACCTCGGCCCGCTGCACGTGGTACTGAACGTGGCGAACGACTCGGCGCAGGCGATGTTCGTCTCGCAGCACGCCGCCGTGCGCGACGCGGTGCAGGCCGCACTCCCGCAGTTGCGCGAGAACCTTGCCAACAATGGCATCGCGCTGGGCAACGCTTCCGTGAGCGCCGACAGCTCGCAGCAGCAAGCCTTCGCGCAACAAGGCACGAACGGCAACGGCGGCGGCAACAGCAACGGCCATGGCAACGGGCGCGGCATGGCGGGCTTCGGTCCGGGCGACGACGCACCGCTCGCCACGACCGTGAGCGTGCCGGTACGCGCCGGCAACGGCCTGGTCGACACGTTCGCCTGA
- the flgL gene encoding flagellar hook-associated protein FlgL, translating to MIYDQGLRAMSRNSSDMLNAQLQLSSGTRVTTPSDDPIASAQAVAISQDADMNKQYAANRASATTQLQLEDSTFGSIINSLQHVMSQIAAAGNASLNDNDRATIATDLQSSFQQLLSLANTTDANGQYLFSGYKGNAAAYVTTPTGASYGGDGGVRYVQVSPNRQIAINDVGSTVFEGIQASTASTLISGSMSNQGTATYSTVSTTDVTNAGANHQYQISFAIDTTTTPPTTNYTIKDQTDTTVPDVTGTYTAGQAIAFGGKSVTFSGAPATGDTYTVQPANKASTNMFDNLQSLINTLKTTTTGTNGTGQANLSNALTTFGQMFSNTYDNVTTIRTTTGSRMNELASLNNIGNSNALNYQSQLGDLLDVDWYATASKFAQLQTALQASQQSFLQTQKLSLFALL from the coding sequence ATGATTTACGATCAGGGACTGCGTGCGATGAGCCGGAATTCCTCCGACATGCTCAACGCACAGCTGCAGCTCTCGTCGGGTACCCGCGTGACCACGCCGAGCGACGATCCGATCGCGTCGGCGCAGGCGGTGGCCATCTCGCAGGACGCCGACATGAACAAGCAGTACGCTGCGAACCGTGCTTCGGCGACCACGCAGCTCCAGCTCGAAGACTCGACCTTCGGCAGCATCATCAACTCGTTGCAGCACGTGATGTCGCAGATCGCGGCGGCGGGCAATGCCTCGCTCAACGACAACGACCGCGCAACCATCGCGACCGATCTCCAGTCGAGCTTCCAGCAGTTGCTCTCGCTGGCCAACACGACCGACGCCAACGGGCAGTACCTGTTCTCGGGCTACAAGGGCAATGCCGCCGCTTACGTGACGACGCCCACGGGGGCTTCGTATGGGGGTGACGGCGGTGTGCGTTACGTGCAGGTGAGCCCCAACCGCCAGATCGCGATCAACGATGTCGGCTCGACCGTCTTCGAAGGGATTCAGGCGAGTACCGCCAGTACCTTGATCAGCGGCAGCATGTCCAACCAGGGCACGGCGACTTATTCCACCGTTTCGACGACCGACGTGACCAACGCCGGCGCGAACCATCAGTACCAGATCAGCTTCGCGATCGACACCACCACCACGCCGCCCACGACCAACTACACGATCAAGGATCAGACGGACACGACCGTGCCCGATGTGACGGGGACGTATACCGCCGGCCAGGCGATCGCATTCGGCGGCAAGTCGGTCACGTTCTCGGGAGCGCCTGCCACGGGCGACACCTACACCGTGCAGCCGGCGAACAAGGCCAGCACGAACATGTTCGACAATCTGCAGTCGCTGATCAATACGCTCAAGACGACGACGACGGGTACCAACGGCACGGGGCAGGCGAACCTGAGCAACGCGCTGACGACGTTCGGTCAGATGTTCAGCAACACCTACGACAACGTCACGACGATTCGCACGACCACGGGCTCGCGCATGAACGAGCTGGCTTCGCTCAACAATATCGGCAACTCGAACGCGCTCAACTACCAGTCCCAGCTGGGGGATCTGCTCGACGTCGACTGGTATGCCACGGCATCCAAGTTCGCGCAGCTCCAGACGGCGTTGCAGGCGTCGCAACAGAGTTTCCTGCAAACGCAGAAGCTCTCGCTGTTCGCGCTCCTCTGA
- the fliO gene encoding flagellar biosynthetic protein FliO, which produces MIATKVRGLPVGRAAAVAALGLMTFSVAHAQGAASQATAVPSLGGAGIVQTGLGLVVVLALLFGLAWLAKRFGLQRPMGGGNVRIVGSAAVGQRERVVVVEVAGDWVVLGVAPGQVRGLHVIEADRIADMPTPTSAAPAAPGGTQANRAAQAFAQKLRDSMKKDS; this is translated from the coding sequence ATGATTGCAACGAAAGTCCGCGGCTTGCCCGTCGGGCGCGCCGCGGCAGTTGCCGCGCTCGGCCTGATGACCTTCTCCGTCGCCCACGCCCAGGGCGCCGCCTCGCAGGCCACCGCCGTGCCGAGTCTCGGCGGCGCAGGCATCGTCCAGACCGGCCTGGGTCTGGTGGTGGTGCTCGCCCTCCTCTTCGGGCTCGCGTGGCTCGCCAAGCGCTTCGGCCTGCAACGCCCCATGGGCGGCGGCAACGTGCGCATCGTGGGCAGCGCCGCCGTGGGGCAACGCGAACGCGTGGTCGTGGTGGAAGTCGCCGGCGACTGGGTGGTGCTGGGGGTCGCGCCCGGACAGGTGCGCGGCCTGCACGTGATCGAGGCCGATCGCATCGCCGACATGCCCACGCCCACGTCAGCCGCGCCTGCTGCCCCCGGCGGTACCCAGGCCAATCGCGCCGCGCAGGCTTTTGCGCAAAAGTTGCGCGACTCGATGAAAAAGGATTCCTGA
- the fliM gene encoding flagellar motor switch protein FliM, with product MAHEEFLSQEEVDALLKGVTGEQDDRADSEVNSGIRPYNIATQERIVRGRMPTLEIINDRFARLFRIALFNFMRRSAEISVSPVRVQKYSEFIRNLPVPTNLNLVHIKPLRGTALFVFDPNLVFLVVDNLFGGDGRFHTRVEGRDFTQTEQRIIARLLDLVFENYGASWKPVHPVEFEYVRAEMHTQFANVATPNEVVVTTTFDIEFGSVGGEFHICMPYSMIEPLRDQLSSPLQGETLEVDKRWVRLLSQQVQAADVEIVTNLAQFDMTLSQLLNMRVGDVIPLDVPETLEAKVDGVPVMHCHYGVFNGQYALRVNQMINHSHSDYTKDNE from the coding sequence ATGGCGCATGAGGAGTTCCTGTCGCAGGAAGAAGTCGACGCCCTTCTGAAGGGCGTCACCGGCGAGCAGGATGACCGGGCCGATTCGGAAGTCAACTCCGGCATCAGGCCGTACAACATCGCGACGCAAGAACGCATCGTGCGCGGGCGCATGCCCACGCTCGAGATCATCAACGACCGCTTCGCGCGTCTGTTCCGCATTGCGCTGTTCAACTTCATGCGCCGCAGCGCCGAAATCTCGGTGAGCCCGGTGCGGGTGCAGAAGTACAGCGAGTTCATCCGCAACCTGCCGGTCCCGACCAACCTCAACCTGGTTCACATCAAGCCCCTGCGCGGTACGGCGCTGTTCGTGTTCGACCCGAACCTCGTGTTCCTCGTGGTGGACAACCTGTTCGGGGGCGACGGCCGGTTCCATACGCGCGTCGAAGGGCGCGACTTCACGCAGACCGAGCAGCGCATCATCGCGCGCCTGCTCGATCTGGTGTTCGAGAACTACGGCGCGTCGTGGAAGCCGGTGCACCCGGTGGAATTCGAATACGTGCGCGCCGAAATGCACACGCAGTTCGCCAACGTGGCCACGCCCAACGAGGTGGTGGTCACCACGACATTCGACATCGAGTTCGGCTCGGTCGGCGGCGAGTTCCACATCTGCATGCCGTACTCGATGATCGAGCCGCTGCGCGATCAGCTCTCGAGCCCGCTGCAAGGCGAAACGCTCGAAGTCGACAAGCGCTGGGTGCGCCTGCTCTCGCAGCAGGTGCAGGCGGCCGACGTGGAGATCGTGACCAATCTCGCGCAGTTCGACATGACGCTCTCGCAGCTGCTCAACATGCGCGTGGGCGACGTGATTCCGCTCGACGTGCCCGAAACGCTCGAGGCCAAGGTCGACGGCGTGCCCGTAATGCACTGCCATTACGGTGTCTTCAACGGTCAATACGCGCTGCGCGTGAACCAGATGATCAACCATTCGCACAGCGATTACACGAAGGACAACGAGTGA
- the fliR gene encoding flagellar biosynthetic protein FliR, giving the protein MISFTYDQLSGVIATFLFPFARLLALSMSAPLFSNAAVPNTVKIGLAGVVTLALAPVLGPMPAVSPFSWEGLWVLTQQIMIGAALGWCMQIVFSAISMAGDFVGLQMGLSFATLLTPNSDGSTAVLGMLLNVIAMLIFLATNGHLVMFATLVQSFAVLPVSAAPISAAGWHYLAMLGTQLFMLALMLSLPLVAALLICNLALGILNRAAPQLNIFAVGFPLTLGVGLVVLELMMPRIAPVMDHFISIGIDMMIRATAAFVPKA; this is encoded by the coding sequence TTGATCAGCTTTACTTACGACCAACTCTCGGGCGTCATCGCGACGTTCCTGTTTCCGTTCGCGCGTCTGCTGGCGCTGTCCATGAGCGCGCCGCTCTTCAGCAACGCCGCCGTGCCCAACACGGTGAAAATCGGACTCGCGGGCGTGGTCACCCTCGCGCTCGCGCCGGTGCTCGGGCCCATGCCGGCCGTCTCGCCCTTCTCGTGGGAAGGGCTCTGGGTGCTGACGCAGCAAATCATGATCGGCGCGGCGCTCGGCTGGTGCATGCAGATCGTCTTCTCGGCGATCAGCATGGCGGGCGACTTCGTCGGCCTGCAAATGGGCCTGTCCTTCGCCACGCTGCTCACGCCCAACAGCGACGGCAGCACCGCCGTGCTCGGCATGCTGCTCAACGTGATCGCCATGCTGATCTTTCTCGCCACCAACGGCCATCTCGTGATGTTCGCCACGCTGGTGCAGAGCTTCGCGGTGCTGCCCGTCTCCGCCGCGCCGATTTCGGCGGCCGGCTGGCACTACCTCGCCATGCTCGGCACCCAGCTCTTCATGCTGGCGCTCATGCTCTCGTTGCCGCTCGTCGCCGCGCTGCTCATCTGCAACCTGGCGCTCGGCATCCTGAACCGCGCCGCGCCGCAGCTCAACATCTTCGCCGTGGGCTTTCCGCTCACGCTGGGCGTGGGTCTCGTCGTGCTCGAACTGATGATGCCGCGCATCGCGCCGGTGATGGACCACTTCATCTCCATCGGCATCGACATGATGATCCGCGCCACCGCCGCCTTCGTGCCGAAGGCGTGA
- the fliP gene encoding flagellar type III secretion system pore protein FliP (The bacterial flagellar biogenesis protein FliP forms a type III secretion system (T3SS)-type pore required for flagellar assembly.), with protein MPHGLPRAGWRPGLALGLALACIALPGAALAQATLPALTTTPAPGGGQTYSLSVQTMLLLTSLGFLPAILLMMTAFTRIIIVLSLLRHAIGVATSPPNQILIGLALFLTFFVMSPVFDKAYTDAYQPFAANKISFEQAIDTGARPFHAFMLKQTREADLALFAKLAKTPPMNGPEDVPMRILVPAFATSELKTAFQIGFTIFIPFLIIDLVVASVLMSMGMMMVSPSTVSLPFKLMLFVVVDGWQLLLGSLAQSFTM; from the coding sequence ATGCCACACGGCTTGCCGCGGGCCGGGTGGCGGCCGGGTCTGGCGCTCGGCCTGGCCCTCGCCTGCATCGCCCTGCCGGGCGCCGCGCTTGCGCAGGCCACATTGCCGGCGCTCACGACGACGCCCGCCCCAGGCGGCGGACAGACGTACTCGCTGTCCGTGCAGACGATGCTGCTGCTCACGTCGCTCGGCTTCCTGCCGGCGATCCTGCTGATGATGACGGCGTTCACGCGCATCATCATCGTGCTCTCGCTGCTGCGTCATGCCATCGGCGTGGCCACGTCGCCGCCGAACCAGATCCTGATCGGCCTGGCCCTGTTCCTGACGTTCTTCGTGATGTCGCCGGTGTTCGACAAGGCCTACACCGACGCCTATCAGCCGTTCGCCGCCAACAAGATCAGCTTCGAGCAGGCCATCGATACCGGCGCCAGGCCATTTCATGCGTTCATGCTCAAGCAGACGCGCGAGGCCGATCTCGCCCTCTTCGCCAAGCTCGCCAAGACCCCGCCGATGAACGGCCCCGAAGACGTGCCGATGCGCATTCTCGTGCCCGCCTTCGCCACGAGCGAGCTCAAGACGGCCTTCCAGATCGGCTTCACGATCTTCATCCCGTTCCTGATCATCGACCTGGTGGTCGCGAGCGTGCTGATGTCGATGGGGATGATGATGGTCTCGCCCTCGACGGTGTCGCTGCCGTTCAAGCTGATGCTGTTCGTGGTGGTCGACGGTTGGCAATTGCTGCTGGGCTCCCTCGCCCAGAGCTTCACGATGTAG
- the fliL gene encoding flagellar basal body-associated protein FliL: MANPAPTQAAAPSGGGVRKWILLIVAVALMAAAGAATAVYLLTGRSEAAKAPPPPPPPVFVGMDPFTVNLSGEDGERYLHIGLSLKVADAETQARITQHMPEVRSRVLLLLSSKQPQDLATIDGKRRLASEIRTLVAQPFAANMPQQSVGEVLFTAFVIQ; encoded by the coding sequence ATGGCAAATCCCGCACCGACGCAAGCCGCTGCTCCCTCCGGAGGGGGTGTGCGCAAATGGATTCTGTTGATCGTTGCGGTGGCGCTCATGGCGGCTGCAGGCGCGGCCACGGCCGTGTACCTGCTCACCGGCAGGAGCGAAGCGGCGAAAGCGCCGCCGCCCCCGCCGCCGCCTGTATTCGTCGGCATGGATCCGTTCACGGTGAACCTGTCGGGCGAAGACGGCGAACGGTATCTGCACATCGGCCTCTCGCTCAAGGTGGCGGACGCCGAGACGCAGGCCCGCATCACGCAGCACATGCCGGAAGTGCGCAGCCGCGTGTTGCTGCTGCTGTCGTCCAAGCAGCCGCAGGATCTGGCCACGATCGACGGCAAGCGCCGTCTGGCGAGCGAGATCCGTACGCTGGTCGCACAACCGTTCGCGGCCAACATGCCGCAGCAATCCGTGGGCGAAGTGCTGTTCACCGCGTTTGTAATTCAGTGA